One region of Pogona vitticeps strain Pit_001003342236 chromosome 1, PviZW2.1, whole genome shotgun sequence genomic DNA includes:
- the TMEM244 gene encoding putative transmembrane protein 244 — MALKIKIAETKVVLCNLLACVVIFYSVYYVVLCCCFTAFRLQMLDGLAPFDFKTAPSWINPYYLVLLMSVEITYFVSGLLFVLVVEEWVWDYAITVTIIHIMITSVVMSEFPWMLHWWAALGSGLVSMVCGGQCLAYYLFKDNFIYPILDDF; from the exons ATGGCTCTCAAGATCAAAATTGCTGAGACTAAG gtTGTTTTATGCAATCTACTAGCATGTGTGGTCATATTCTACTCCGTCTATTATGTAGTCCTGTGTTGTTGTTTCACAGCATTCAG ACTGCAGATGTTGGACGGACTggcaccttttgattttaagacagccccttcatggattaaCCCATATTATTTAG TTCTTCTGATGTCAGTGGAGATAACTTATTTTGTCTCTGGACTGCTCTTTGTCTTGGTTGTAGAAGAATGGGTTTGGGATTATGCTATAACTGTTACGATCATCCACATCATGATAACTTCAGTTG TTATGTCTGAATTTCCATGGATGTTGCACTGGTGGGCAGCTTTAG GTTCTGGCCTAGTTTCAATGGTTTGTGGCGGACAATGTTTGGCATACTACCTCTTCAAAGACAACTTTATTTACCCAATTCTGGACGATTTCTGA